The proteins below are encoded in one region of Bacteroides uniformis:
- a CDS encoding polysaccharide lyase family 8 super-sandwich domain-containing protein has translation MQRNLILTILGLCLAATAFPQEKETQFAFNNYHRYYNEARQRGDAEKEKSIKAFRASFAQHPYRYHSLDTRLSAQECLAQLTADGIFSGLREQEEQFRKENAFQKPYSNPQAEIGLFVADAFNRIWKVADAYRKGELTEEQALSGKVLKAILHYGGIEAGRPNDGPRFHASCFAIPTAAVNTYFCYLKQMDDAEGGKGGTLLQEACDMLKTIALQAWTQPLRHDETDENVVSISRFRNHVWWVGGNALAYRSLLPVAAMYRSIPMIDLLAEVCQRGISMTSQTTYSDAFWTEGFTADGAGWGHGKQCLIWGYPIDGTSNALKMLNMLKGSPWAKNLGRDNVQALLNFLRGGAWYYYKGYRLPCLDRGSYVYNPTELSIPYAGMLDNLIGNWMDSFTPEEQRELLQLQQEVKKNRITMETYAPGVYSGTRWFFNNDDLIKKTPDYHITINMASVRCDGLESAASFADAYNFYPTDGMTLFQRSGDEYFRIMGGWDVTASPGVTAREGMDKLVPVENWRGYCSRSNFAAGATDGGSNAVAGYIFEKMNASAKEGVNDKGNSEGLNEVLYGFKAYKSYFILGDYMVALGAGVTNKRLELDGEIRTTIDQTAWTDEVFSMKREKMELVASGTHSLLSADGTPLWLVQKGKFAYRILPEYTREAFVTCETRPTDWVKRNKVNEKKQGLPSEVRILRLWANHGQRPVDDTYGYVVYAGRQIPSDELPFRVLQNDTLVQAVCSMDGKVVEAVLYPGNKGLQAEGLSLSASAPCAVLIREEAGEIVVSVTDACMNAALKGIRIVLNGREIKVPMPQGMLCGKPAVIRVDRMTNQ, from the coding sequence ATGCAGAGAAACCTTATTCTGACCATTCTCGGCCTTTGCTTGGCCGCAACCGCTTTTCCGCAGGAGAAGGAAACGCAGTTTGCTTTCAATAATTATCACCGTTACTACAACGAAGCCCGGCAGCGGGGGGATGCAGAGAAGGAGAAGTCCATCAAGGCTTTCCGCGCTTCCTTTGCGCAGCATCCTTACCGTTATCATTCCCTGGACACCCGGTTGAGTGCGCAGGAGTGTCTGGCACAACTCACTGCCGACGGTATCTTTTCTGGTTTAAGGGAGCAGGAAGAGCAATTCCGCAAAGAGAATGCCTTTCAGAAGCCTTACTCCAACCCGCAGGCCGAAATAGGCTTGTTCGTGGCGGATGCCTTCAACCGTATCTGGAAAGTAGCGGATGCCTATCGTAAAGGTGAACTGACAGAAGAGCAGGCCTTGTCCGGTAAAGTGCTGAAGGCAATCTTGCATTACGGCGGTATCGAGGCAGGACGCCCCAATGACGGTCCCCGTTTCCATGCATCTTGCTTTGCCATACCTACGGCAGCGGTCAATACTTATTTCTGCTATCTGAAACAGATGGACGATGCTGAAGGTGGGAAAGGCGGCACATTGCTGCAAGAGGCGTGCGATATGTTGAAAACCATTGCCTTACAAGCTTGGACCCAACCTCTCCGCCACGACGAAACCGATGAGAATGTAGTTTCCATTTCCCGTTTCCGCAACCATGTGTGGTGGGTGGGCGGCAATGCATTGGCCTATCGTTCCCTATTGCCCGTGGCCGCCATGTACCGTTCCATTCCTATGATAGACTTGCTGGCGGAAGTTTGCCAGCGCGGTATCAGTATGACCTCCCAAACTACGTATTCCGATGCTTTCTGGACTGAGGGATTCACTGCCGACGGGGCAGGTTGGGGACATGGAAAGCAATGCCTGATTTGGGGCTATCCCATTGACGGGACTTCCAATGCACTTAAAATGCTGAATATGCTGAAAGGCTCTCCCTGGGCCAAGAATCTGGGCCGGGATAATGTGCAGGCACTTCTTAATTTCCTGCGTGGTGGTGCCTGGTATTATTATAAGGGATATCGCCTTCCTTGCCTGGACCGTGGCTCGTATGTATATAATCCCACAGAGCTTTCCATCCCTTATGCCGGAATGCTGGATAACCTTATCGGCAACTGGATGGACTCTTTCACCCCCGAAGAGCAGCGGGAACTGTTGCAATTGCAGCAAGAGGTGAAGAAGAATCGCATCACGATGGAGACGTATGCTCCGGGCGTCTATTCCGGTACCCGTTGGTTCTTCAACAACGACGACTTGATAAAGAAGACTCCCGACTATCATATCACGATTAATATGGCCTCTGTCCGCTGTGACGGACTGGAGAGTGCAGCCAGCTTTGCTGATGCCTACAATTTCTATCCGACGGATGGAATGACGTTGTTCCAGCGCAGCGGCGATGAGTATTTCCGGATTATGGGCGGTTGGGATGTCACCGCTTCCCCAGGTGTGACTGCACGCGAAGGCATGGACAAACTGGTTCCCGTAGAGAATTGGCGTGGTTATTGCAGCAGGAGTAATTTTGCTGCCGGTGCTACGGATGGCGGGAGTAATGCCGTTGCAGGATATATCTTCGAAAAGATGAACGCTTCTGCGAAAGAGGGTGTGAACGACAAGGGGAACAGTGAGGGTTTGAACGAGGTTCTTTATGGCTTCAAGGCATATAAGTCTTATTTCATTCTGGGAGATTACATGGTAGCTTTGGGTGCGGGCGTAACCAATAAGCGTCTTGAACTGGATGGGGAGATTCGCACCACTATCGACCAGACGGCTTGGACGGATGAAGTTTTCTCGATGAAAAGGGAAAAAATGGAGCTTGTCGCTTCCGGCACTCACTCGCTTTTGTCGGCAGATGGTACTCCCCTCTGGCTGGTGCAGAAAGGTAAGTTTGCCTATCGGATACTTCCTGAGTATACCCGTGAAGCATTTGTTACTTGCGAGACTCGTCCCACAGATTGGGTGAAGCGGAACAAGGTGAATGAAAAGAAACAAGGCTTGCCCTCAGAAGTCAGAATCCTCCGTCTGTGGGCAAATCATGGACAGCGTCCGGTTGATGATACCTATGGCTATGTGGTTTATGCAGGCCGGCAGATACCATCGGATGAACTGCCGTTCCGGGTATTGCAGAACGATACCCTGGTGCAGGCGGTCTGCTCTATGGATGGAAAGGTGGTGGAAGCTGTCTTGTATCCCGGCAATAAAGGTTTGCAGGCAGAAGGTTTGTCTCTTTCCGCTTCTGCCCCATGTGCGGTGCTGATAAGGGAAGAAGCAGGGGAGATTGTGGTTTCTGTCACCGATGCTTGCATGAATGCGGCTCTGAAAGGGATTCGGATTGTTCTCAATGGAAGGGAAATCAAAGTACCTATGCCGCAGGGGATGCTTTGTGGAAAACCGGCGGTAATACGTGTGGATAGAATGACAAATCAATGA
- a CDS encoding glycoside hydrolase family 2 — MKKILLLIIFWACIGVLQAQEHFSAASFYPVPNSGREVLDFNPGWRFHRGDIPLKADPLQLDDSKWELVNLPHTVQLVPSEASGSRNYQGPAWYSKRFTVDTRYQGKRLSLYFEAVMGKSSFYINGYKVKEHFGGFLPVSIDLTAVGVRPGDEVTVAVCADNSDDPSFPPGRKQYTMDFCVFGGIYRDCYLICTGDVHVSDANEAGQVAGGGVFVSYEDVSDQKARVNVKTHIVNDRESGCRVVVESTLLDAVGKQVASTRKSLSLSAGSDGHVMQQLTVRNPSLWHPDTPNLYRLRTSVYLNGKLCDAVVSRIGIRSIEFRGADGLYINGKPFGDKLMGVNRHQDYAYIGNAVPNNLHWLDVKKMRDAGFRIIRSAHYPQDPAFMDACDELGMFIIVATPGWQYWNPEPVFEERILSDIRNMVRRDRNHPSVLLWEPVLNETAFPESFAQNAYRATHEEYPAPGCYAAIDDKSKGAMGYDVVYTAPKNEAFYRNAGKSCFTREYGDCVDDWNSHNSYSRVAREWGEEPQIRQAQHYARKDYGGSLTVDQFYKSPRGHIGGALWHSFDHQRGYHPDPFWGGLMDMFRQPKYSYYMMMSQRDPHLHLEQADSGPMVYIANAMTPFSPEDIVVYTNCDSVRVIVNEKDTLVQVPLLEEKGIRHPPVVFKGAYSFVDVRALHRAGKPEQCSIVAEGFLDGKIVARTKNMPSKRNEQLVLTVDSGLPLRANGSDMVTVIASITDKDGYVKRLSQETVIFEVEGEGELVGGREVEANPRVSRWGTAPALIRTTTKAGTIKIKARLLHPGIQFHPQAVIEIATLPAERVALYRELPVPQKTEIFGKTEVGEIDFNEIERLAREEQERINEMKQVEQQQRHFESTEKK, encoded by the coding sequence ATGAAAAAGATTCTTTTATTAATTATTTTCTGGGCTTGCATCGGTGTACTGCAAGCACAAGAACACTTTTCTGCTGCCAGTTTTTATCCGGTGCCCAATTCCGGCCGCGAGGTATTGGACTTTAATCCCGGATGGCGTTTTCATCGGGGGGATATTCCTTTAAAAGCTGATCCTTTGCAACTGGATGACAGCAAGTGGGAGCTGGTAAACCTACCGCATACCGTACAGCTGGTTCCTTCCGAGGCGAGCGGTTCTCGCAATTATCAGGGGCCGGCCTGGTATTCCAAGCGTTTCACTGTCGATACTCGGTATCAAGGTAAGCGGTTGTCCCTCTATTTTGAGGCGGTTATGGGTAAAAGCAGCTTTTATATCAATGGTTACAAGGTAAAGGAGCACTTCGGTGGTTTTCTCCCGGTGAGTATAGATTTGACTGCTGTTGGTGTGCGTCCAGGTGATGAGGTAACCGTTGCCGTATGTGCTGATAACAGTGATGACCCTTCTTTCCCGCCGGGGCGCAAACAGTATACGATGGATTTTTGTGTATTTGGTGGCATCTACCGTGATTGTTATCTTATCTGTACCGGTGACGTGCATGTAAGCGATGCCAATGAGGCTGGCCAGGTGGCTGGGGGAGGCGTGTTTGTCAGCTATGAGGATGTGTCGGACCAAAAGGCTCGGGTGAATGTCAAGACTCATATCGTCAATGATAGAGAGAGTGGTTGCCGGGTGGTAGTGGAGTCAACCCTGCTGGATGCTGTTGGCAAGCAGGTGGCCAGTACAAGGAAAAGTCTCAGCTTGTCTGCCGGAAGTGATGGACACGTCATGCAGCAGCTCACTGTCAGAAATCCGTCTTTGTGGCATCCCGATACTCCGAATCTGTATCGGCTCCGCACCTCTGTCTATCTTAACGGCAAGCTGTGCGACGCTGTTGTTTCCCGTATCGGTATCCGAAGCATTGAGTTTCGCGGTGCCGACGGTCTCTATATCAACGGTAAGCCGTTCGGAGACAAGCTGATGGGGGTAAACCGCCATCAGGACTATGCTTATATCGGGAATGCCGTACCCAACAACCTGCATTGGCTGGACGTGAAGAAAATGCGTGATGCTGGTTTCCGGATTATACGCTCGGCACACTATCCCCAAGACCCTGCATTTATGGATGCCTGCGATGAACTGGGCATGTTCATTATTGTAGCCACTCCCGGCTGGCAGTACTGGAATCCGGAACCGGTGTTTGAAGAACGTATCCTTTCCGACATCCGTAATATGGTCCGTCGAGACCGTAATCATCCGTCTGTCCTTCTGTGGGAACCGGTACTTAATGAGACGGCTTTTCCGGAGTCTTTTGCACAGAATGCCTATCGGGCTACTCATGAAGAGTATCCGGCTCCGGGTTGCTATGCTGCCATTGATGACAAGAGCAAAGGAGCAATGGGATATGATGTAGTTTATACAGCCCCCAAGAACGAGGCGTTTTACCGGAATGCAGGCAAATCCTGCTTTACCCGGGAGTATGGTGACTGTGTGGATGACTGGAATTCCCACAATTCTTACAGCCGTGTGGCACGTGAATGGGGTGAAGAGCCACAGATTCGCCAGGCCCAGCACTATGCCCGCAAGGATTATGGCGGCTCTCTTACGGTTGATCAGTTCTACAAATCTCCTCGGGGGCATATAGGAGGTGCCTTGTGGCATTCGTTTGACCACCAGCGTGGTTATCATCCTGACCCTTTCTGGGGAGGACTGATGGATATGTTCCGTCAGCCAAAGTATTCCTATTACATGATGATGAGCCAGCGTGATCCGCACCTGCACTTGGAGCAGGCTGATAGTGGGCCGATGGTGTATATAGCTAATGCCATGACTCCTTTTTCCCCCGAGGATATAGTGGTTTATACCAACTGTGATAGTGTACGTGTCATTGTGAACGAAAAAGACACCCTTGTGCAAGTGCCGTTGCTGGAGGAGAAGGGGATTCGTCATCCTCCCGTTGTTTTTAAGGGTGCTTATAGCTTTGTGGATGTCCGGGCACTTCATCGGGCCGGGAAACCGGAACAATGTAGTATTGTGGCTGAGGGATTCCTGGATGGCAAGATTGTTGCTAGGACCAAGAATATGCCTTCCAAACGTAATGAACAGCTTGTACTGACTGTTGATTCTGGACTGCCCCTGCGTGCCAATGGTTCGGATATGGTCACGGTGATTGCTTCCATTACCGATAAGGATGGCTATGTAAAGCGCCTTTCTCAAGAAACCGTTATTTTTGAGGTGGAAGGAGAAGGAGAGTTGGTCGGTGGAAGAGAGGTAGAAGCCAATCCCCGTGTCAGTCGTTGGGGGACTGCACCTGCACTGATCCGTACAACAACGAAAGCAGGTACTATCAAAATAAAAGCACGTCTTTTGCATCCAGGTATACAGTTCCATCCCCAGGCAGTGATTGAAATAGCTACTTTGCCTGCGGAACGTGTAGCCTTGTATAGAGAGCTTCCGGTTCCGCAAAAGACGGAAATCTTTGGAAAAACTGAAGTCGGAGAGATTGACTTCAATGAAATAGAGCGCCTTGCCAGGGAAGAGCAGGAACGTATCAATGAAATGAAGCAGGTGGAACAGCAGCAACGCCACTTTGAAAGTACGGAAAAGAAATAG
- a CDS encoding RagB/SusD family nutrient uptake outer membrane protein — protein MKKLAYIATIACSMFLTTSCVDLTQEPQSFITDEDYIASMDLTGLQQAATGLYNDLWNGNYGFNCRLQRINVCADDITYRAAKANNELANYYRLSPNITANTADFDTTWSLFFAVINHSNTLINKTVLPENADQAKKFEEVLGEAYFLRGLSYFYLVRMYGDVPLILAETDASTYMPRTAVAEIYDQAIIPSLKKAVEILPAKSRSGFSSTPSKWAAEACLADAYMTMAGWPLKRGQEYYSLAAAAAKDIIDNSGLYLTEEYAELWKEANKAQPNEVMFAIHHNAKMKTASNYGKSYYPSDFAPNAGWSDYYANESFFLNYPDDARKEWNYMTEWETKNGHVTYKESADKLPAISKYYDYDNGAPGKSAQANGITCIYRYADVLLMYAEASTRATNSVNAQALDAIQKVQKRAGYAQDQLTTTTDPTAFTTAVFNERGWEFFAEMKRWFELVRLEKVSEVRAETWNGSLFQSNNHYYFPIPYQQIRLTQWTNNAGY, from the coding sequence ATGAAAAAATTAGCATATATAGCAACAATAGCCTGCAGTATGTTCCTGACAACTTCTTGTGTAGACCTGACCCAAGAGCCACAGTCTTTCATTACTGATGAAGATTACATTGCCAGCATGGACCTAACAGGTCTTCAACAAGCTGCAACAGGACTTTATAACGATTTATGGAATGGGAACTATGGTTTTAACTGCCGTTTACAACGCATAAATGTATGTGCAGATGATATTACTTATCGTGCGGCAAAAGCAAATAATGAATTGGCCAATTACTATAGACTATCTCCCAATATCACAGCCAACACTGCAGATTTCGATACTACTTGGTCACTATTTTTTGCCGTTATCAACCACTCCAATACACTTATTAATAAGACGGTATTACCGGAAAATGCAGACCAAGCCAAGAAGTTTGAAGAAGTATTAGGAGAAGCTTACTTCCTCCGTGGACTTTCTTATTTTTATTTGGTACGCATGTATGGTGATGTACCCCTAATTCTAGCAGAAACAGACGCTTCAACGTACATGCCGAGAACTGCTGTTGCAGAAATCTATGATCAAGCGATTATTCCTAGCTTGAAAAAAGCAGTAGAAATATTACCGGCAAAAAGTCGCAGCGGCTTCAGCTCTACTCCTTCCAAATGGGCAGCCGAAGCTTGTCTGGCAGACGCTTACATGACAATGGCCGGTTGGCCTTTGAAAAGAGGACAAGAGTATTACTCACTGGCAGCGGCTGCAGCTAAAGACATCATAGACAACTCTGGTTTGTACCTGACCGAAGAATATGCAGAATTGTGGAAAGAAGCCAATAAAGCACAACCCAATGAAGTAATGTTTGCCATCCACCATAATGCGAAGATGAAGACGGCAAGTAACTATGGAAAGTCTTACTACCCCAGCGATTTTGCCCCCAATGCCGGTTGGTCTGACTACTATGCAAACGAAAGCTTCTTTCTAAATTATCCGGATGATGCACGTAAAGAGTGGAATTATATGACAGAATGGGAAACTAAAAACGGTCATGTCACTTATAAAGAAAGTGCCGATAAGCTTCCCGCCATTTCCAAGTATTATGACTATGACAACGGCGCACCCGGTAAGAGTGCCCAAGCTAATGGTATCACTTGTATCTACCGTTACGCCGATGTCCTGCTGATGTACGCAGAAGCTTCCACCCGTGCCACAAACAGTGTAAACGCACAAGCTTTGGATGCCATTCAGAAAGTACAGAAACGTGCCGGTTATGCACAAGACCAGCTGACCACAACTACTGATCCTACAGCTTTCACAACAGCTGTATTCAACGAACGCGGTTGGGAATTCTTTGCAGAAATGAAACGTTGGTTCGAACTTGTTCGTCTGGAAAAGGTAAGTGAAGTTAGAGCCGAGACTTGGAATGGTTCGCTTTTCCAAAGCAACAACCATTATTACTTCCCCATACCTTATCAGCAAATCCGTCTGACACAGTGGACTAATAATGCAGGCTACTAA
- a CDS encoding SusC/RagA family TonB-linked outer membrane protein: MKQKSSFFKALGIMLLSVLFATQANAQNLTVTGTVTDNLGPVIGASIQVEGTSNGCITDIDGNYTLPNVPANATLVFSYIGYQTQKIAVGGKTKIDVKLAEDSQLLQEVVVVGYGVQRKSDLTGAVASVKAADALKNTPTGNVSDALQGRMAGVSVLSGSGNPTEDNTIRVRGINSITAETGPLVVIDGFIGGSLQSLNPSDIQSIEVLKDASATAVYGSRGANGVILVTTKNPSQDKLTVSFNAFANIKTVAKYADNLSTYEYANLVNDYGKEYFGYGDNHYYSAEQLAAFKSGKAGYDYSREIFRSPAVTQNYEMSIAGGGEKTTFLASLRYQNDEGIIKESSSQIYSWRLKVDTKIKKWLKAGMNIYGHYRETSTPRVNEYDGLIQQAMYFPSTIEPQDEDGNYNNSFFEGSSTYNPMGHIWEADNANKTINNRIQGYVQFDIMDGLSFRSQLGVLLDNRLNTSVQNDKSYYAFKNSNLSQGQARSYWNTSWLNTNTLSYVKEFNANHRVNATAVFEQSYDNNFNHTGTAYGLDYIDRIGINNLAWSNAELATNSSDRVINTLMSGMLRVNYVFMNRYMVTASIRADGSSRLVDKWSYFPSAALAWDLKQESFLKDNSFIDQLKLRLGYGSVGNQAVEAYRPYSKRTPIRNSDGSTSYKVDRPAAPYLKWERNDQFNAGVDFGILNGRIRLTADWYSKLSKDILLDLAQPTHMGFPSLLMNSGEIKNTGIEFTISADPFTGKGFSWHTDVTLSHNKGTFNSIPTANHRQQQAGSFQNQLFQMIEGEKLGTFWGYTFGGIWQEDEVNAPFVDANGQTNGKTNGEVYKVVAGNSKYVDTNKDGVLNDADQGIIGCGQPTFNWGWNNSFNYKNFDFSFFMVGFHGFDIYNATHQMGFNTVSGQNMAAVTPMRDFLNRWTPTNTNTDVPGFVQGGTENKVFSSRFVENGSFIKMKSITLGYTLPELACKSLGISNLRLYVSIQNPFHITNYSGLDPEATMGSPLIQGVDWGSYPNSRNYLIGLNFAF; the protein is encoded by the coding sequence ATGAAACAGAAATCCAGCTTCTTTAAAGCATTAGGTATTATGTTGCTTTCTGTCCTATTTGCCACGCAGGCCAATGCACAGAATCTCACAGTAACAGGTACAGTGACTGACAACTTAGGTCCGGTGATTGGTGCTTCTATCCAGGTGGAAGGAACAAGTAACGGATGTATCACAGACATTGACGGAAACTACACCCTTCCCAATGTTCCGGCAAACGCAACTCTCGTATTCTCCTATATCGGATATCAGACACAAAAGATTGCCGTAGGCGGAAAGACCAAAATCGACGTAAAACTGGCAGAAGACAGCCAATTGCTGCAGGAAGTTGTCGTAGTGGGTTACGGCGTTCAACGTAAGAGTGACCTGACCGGTGCAGTTGCTTCTGTAAAAGCAGCAGATGCATTGAAGAATACCCCGACCGGTAATGTATCCGATGCATTGCAGGGACGTATGGCCGGTGTATCAGTTCTCTCTGGTTCCGGTAATCCTACTGAAGACAATACCATCCGTGTACGTGGTATCAACTCTATCACAGCAGAAACCGGTCCTTTGGTTGTTATCGACGGTTTCATCGGTGGTTCCCTTCAGTCGTTGAATCCTTCCGATATTCAATCTATCGAAGTATTGAAAGACGCATCTGCAACAGCTGTTTACGGTTCTCGCGGTGCAAACGGTGTAATCTTGGTTACTACCAAAAACCCATCCCAAGACAAATTGACCGTATCTTTTAATGCATTTGCCAACATCAAGACTGTAGCCAAGTATGCTGATAATCTTTCTACCTATGAATATGCCAACCTGGTTAATGACTATGGTAAGGAATATTTTGGATACGGCGACAATCACTATTATAGTGCAGAGCAATTAGCAGCCTTCAAGTCTGGCAAAGCAGGTTATGATTACTCAAGAGAAATCTTCCGCAGCCCTGCCGTTACACAGAACTATGAAATGTCTATTGCAGGTGGTGGCGAAAAGACTACTTTCCTGGCATCTCTCCGCTATCAAAACGATGAAGGTATCATCAAGGAGTCAAGTAGCCAAATCTACAGCTGGCGTTTGAAAGTAGATACCAAAATCAAGAAGTGGCTGAAAGCTGGTATGAACATCTATGGTCACTACAGAGAAACAAGTACTCCACGTGTCAATGAATATGATGGTTTAATCCAACAAGCAATGTACTTTCCCAGTACTATTGAACCGCAAGATGAAGATGGAAACTACAATAATTCATTTTTTGAGGGTAGTTCAACTTACAATCCAATGGGGCATATTTGGGAAGCAGACAATGCCAACAAGACAATAAATAATCGTATACAAGGTTATGTCCAGTTTGACATCATGGACGGTTTGAGCTTCCGCTCACAACTGGGAGTTCTGCTTGACAATAGACTAAACACTTCCGTACAAAATGACAAAAGTTACTATGCTTTCAAGAATAGCAATTTATCGCAAGGTCAAGCACGTAGTTACTGGAACACTTCCTGGTTAAACACCAACACATTAAGTTATGTAAAAGAATTTAATGCTAATCATCGTGTCAACGCAACTGCTGTTTTCGAACAGTCTTATGATAATAATTTCAATCATACCGGTACTGCTTATGGTTTGGATTATATTGATAGGATCGGTATAAACAACTTGGCATGGTCAAATGCAGAGCTTGCTACCAATAGCTCCGACCGTGTTATCAATACATTAATGTCAGGTATGTTACGTGTAAACTACGTATTTATGAACCGTTACATGGTTACTGCATCTATTCGCGCAGATGGTTCTTCACGTCTTGTTGATAAATGGAGCTATTTCCCATCTGCAGCTTTGGCTTGGGACTTGAAACAAGAAAGTTTTTTGAAAGACAACAGCTTTATCGACCAATTGAAACTTCGCCTCGGTTATGGTTCTGTAGGTAACCAAGCTGTAGAAGCTTACCGCCCCTATTCCAAACGTACTCCAATAAGAAATAGTGATGGCTCCACCTCTTATAAAGTAGACCGCCCTGCTGCTCCTTACCTAAAATGGGAACGTAACGACCAGTTCAATGCAGGTGTTGATTTTGGTATACTCAACGGTCGCATACGCTTGACTGCCGATTGGTATAGCAAATTATCCAAAGATATTTTGTTGGATCTGGCACAACCAACACACATGGGATTTCCCTCATTGTTGATGAACTCTGGCGAAATCAAGAATACTGGTATAGAGTTCACAATCAGTGCAGACCCATTTACCGGTAAAGGCTTCAGCTGGCATACCGACGTTACTTTATCGCATAATAAAGGAACTTTCAACAGCATACCTACAGCTAACCATCGCCAACAGCAAGCCGGAAGTTTCCAAAATCAATTATTCCAGATGATTGAAGGTGAAAAATTAGGTACATTCTGGGGATATACTTTCGGAGGTATCTGGCAGGAAGATGAAGTGAACGCTCCATTCGTAGACGCCAACGGTCAAACAAATGGCAAAACAAACGGTGAAGTCTATAAAGTCGTAGCTGGTAACTCTAAATATGTAGATACCAATAAAGACGGAGTACTGAATGATGCAGACCAAGGTATCATCGGCTGTGGTCAACCGACATTTAACTGGGGTTGGAACAATAGCTTCAATTACAAGAATTTTGATTTCTCATTCTTTATGGTAGGTTTCCATGGCTTTGATATATACAATGCAACTCATCAAATGGGATTCAATACAGTTTCCGGTCAGAACATGGCTGCAGTAACTCCAATGCGTGACTTCTTGAACCGTTGGACGCCAACCAATACAAATACAGATGTACCGGGTTTCGTACAAGGAGGCACAGAAAACAAAGTATTCAGCAGTCGTTTTGTAGAAAATGGAAGCTTTATCAAGATGAAAAGTATCACCTTGGGTTACACTTTGCCCGAATTAGCCTGCAAATCACTTGGTATCAGCAATCTCCGACTTTATGTTTCCATCCAGAATCCGTTCCATATCACCAACTATTCCGGTCTGGATCCTGAAGCAACAATGGGAAGCCCACTGATACAAGGTGTTGATTGGGGCTCATATCCTAACAGCCGTAATTATCTGATTGGTTTAAATTTTGCATTCTAA